One Triticum dicoccoides isolate Atlit2015 ecotype Zavitan chromosome 5B, WEW_v2.0, whole genome shotgun sequence genomic window carries:
- the LOC119307071 gene encoding ATP-dependent RNA helicase DEAH12, chloroplastic-like — MEERLYDAGDGSAGNPSAEDVAANSRGEDVAANSRGDDDFRSCCGDEEEWEDTEESFTAGVSEAELDETSVRLFFKGVSSSDTDGKKLSGIGVVMERTPGVPLHRVQKKLDFYVDELVAEHLALMDGLLVALQKGIRKIFAFTNSEKLYFQIAEAEILEDQLLVALGHRILELVEKLEDFDLILLPSFELERPLKLAKEAIGIVYVSPYEVATCPLCCEERRGSHMIKVGCSHKFCYSCLIVYVEDRLHASKLPIRCPQLRCKYHISAGECKSFLPVGSYESLESAFAVAGSTYDMEGFYCPYPNCSVSLDLSQHFSRASSSSQSDLNCIECPECHGDICINCGVPWHIMMGCDEYQSLPVEERGAGDLSLHRLAQNNSWRRCQRCRRMIELTQGCFHMTCWCGHEFCYSCGAEYNNGVQACQCVFWDEDNAEPSAAQSCQASEIWAWDTFDCMPTAADGYSEQERAQLALIQRFLAGGFSLSGDNHHLSQQSSPPRCAADSYIVDTMKDLHQLPWLERFVSVMSDTYNDDYIQ; from the exons ATGGAGGAGAGGCTGTATGATGCCGGCGACGGCTCCGCTGGCAATCCGAGCGCCGAGGACGTCGCCGCCAACTCGAGAGGCGAGGACGTCGCCGCCAACTCGAGAGGCGACGACGACTTCAGGAGCTGCTGTGGGGACGAGGAGGAGTGGGAGGACACGGAGGAGTCCTTCACGGCCGGCGTCTCCGAAGCGGAGCTCGACGAGACTTCAGTGCGGCTCTTCTTCAAGGGCGTGTCGAGCTCGGACACTGATGGGAAGAAGCTGTCCGGGATCGGCGTGGTGATGGAGCGGACACCTGGGGTGCCTCTTCATAGGGTGCAGAAGAAGCTGGATTTCTATGTGGATGAGCTGGTGGCTGAGCACTTGGCGCTCATGGATGGCCTGTTGGTGGCATTGCAGAAGGGCATACGCAAGATCTTCGCCTTCACTAATTCGGAGAAGCTATACTTCCAG ATTGCAGAAGCTGAAATTCTTGAAGACCAGCTTTTGGTAGCTTTAGGACACAGGATTCTTGAACTGGTTGAGAAGTTGGAGGACTTTGATCTAATATTGCTTCCTAGCTTTGAACTTGAGAGGCCGTTGAAGTTGGCCAAAGAAGCAATAGGCATCGTGTATGTATCTCCCTATGAGGTTGCCACCTGCCCGCTATGCTGCGAGGAAAGACGAGGTTCTCATATGATCAAGGTGGGCTGTTCCCACAAATTTTGCTACAGTTGCTTGATTGTGTATGTCGAAGACAGGCTGCATGCCTCGAAGCTGCCTATTAGATGCCCACAGTTAAGGTGTAAATATCATATTTCTGCTGGCGAGTGTAAATCATTCCTTCCGGTTGGCAGCTACGAGTCCCTGGAGAGCGCTTTCGCGGTGGCTGGCAGCACCTATGACATGGAGGGGTTCTATTGCCCCTATCCAAACTGTTCGGTTTCGTTAGACCTCAGTCAGCACTTCTCTAGGGCAAGCTCGTCCAGTCAGTCGGATCTCAATTGCATCGAGTGCCCGGAATGCCACGGAGATATCTGTATCAACTGTGGAGTGCCTTGGCACATCATGATGGGGTGTGACGAGTACCAGAGCCTGCCTGTCGAGGAAAGAGGCGCAGGAGACTTATCTTTGCATCGGCTAGCACAAAACAATAGTTGGAGGCGTTGTCAGAGGTGCCGACGGATGATCGAACTCACGCAGGGCTGCTTCCACATGACTTGCTG GTGTGGCCATGAGTTCTGCTACTCCTGTGGCGCCGAGTACAACAACGGCGTGCAGGCATGTCAATGCGTCTTCTGGGACGAAGACAACGCCGAGCCCTCGGCGGCGCAGTCCTGCCAGGCGTCTGAGATCTGGGCGTGGGACACGTTCGACTGCATGCCCACGGCAGCGGACGGCTACTCGGAGCAGGAGCGGGCGCAGCTGGCGCTCATCCAGCGGTTCCTGGCGGGGGGCTTCAGCCTGAGCGGCGACAACCACCACCTGAGCCAGCAGTCGTCGCCGCCCCGCTGCGCGGCGGACTCGTACATCGTCGACACCATGAAGGACCTCCACCAGCTGCCGTGGCTCGAGCGGTTCGTGTCGGTGATGAGCGACACCTACAACGACGACTACATCCAGTGA
- the LOC119307073 gene encoding protein FERTILITY RESTORER RF2, mitochondrial-like: MVAMSTLAAGSLPGTVVPNGLLTRRIQGSQFQRTQVNCISFEREVSTKATLRSVKCSAQTQSVQRKSSTATVKRSDPKGKVQGPKLDDGSGGFPPFRFGKGGGGGGGGGGGSSYFGGFLLFTIVLLLDYLKEFEKYLLARKHRAGDDDDAGYDTSSGMLGQSS, translated from the exons ATGGTGGCCATGTCAACGCTTGCCGCTGGATCGTTGCCGGGAACTGTGGTCCCCAATGGTCTTCTAACGAGGAGGATTCAAG GTTCACAATTTCAGAGAACTCAAGTTAACTGCATCTCATTTGAACGGGAAGTTTCTACTAAAGCAACACTGAGG AGTGTAAAATGCAGTGCTCAAACCCAAAGTGTTCAGCGCAAATCTTCAACCGCGACTGTCAAACGATCTGACCCCAAAG GAAAGGTTCAAGGACCTAAGCTGGACGATGGAAGCGGCGGGTTCCCTCCGTTCCGGTTCGGcaaaggaggaggcggaggtggagggggtggcggcggcagcagctactTTGGCGGGTTCCTCCTCTTCACCATCGTGCTGCTCCTGGATTACCTCAAGGAGTTTGAGAAGTACCTGCTTGCTCGAAAGCACCGCGCCGGAGATGATGATGATGCGGGCTACGACACGAGCAGTGGGATGCTAGGGCAATCGTCATGA